Proteins encoded within one genomic window of Rhinoderma darwinii isolate aRhiDar2 chromosome 5, aRhiDar2.hap1, whole genome shotgun sequence:
- the LOC142651799 gene encoding uncharacterized protein LOC142651799 gives MLEREQGVIENDVRNRWRTVRDRFRKQLSKTPASGSSPSRGRAIAYYEELAFLIPCRELRRTSGNVPPRTPQRSARGQVQQQAVAGSSSMVAEEDAPYQPTPAPATPRGDTSPAPTAATSRPRQRVGGRKRHTPEDQSDTVEGQAMRMIRRVEAEDQYTSFGNAVGGRCREMENTRRAAYMTCVFALADIFEAPQPLPDVGDLIFHLRTLTGRRAETSAAVPHAPPPASAPSLQPDPYFSPWTHGHPSASTFRPYPNVPNPLPTPYSSTLPPLHIHPPTSAAYMPPTSTSSSAPSSHPQLSPPRFHIL, from the exons ATgctggagagggagcagggagtgattg AAAATGATGTGCGCAATCGGTGGAGGACAGTACGAGACCGGTTCCGCAAACAGCTATCAAAGACACCTGCAAGTGGCTCCTCTCCTTCACGGGGCCGTGCCATAGCCTACTATGAGGAACTGGCTTTCCTCATTCCCTGCAGGGAGCTACGAAG AACGTCCGGAAATGTACCACCCCGGACGCCACAACGGAGTGCACGTGGCCAGGTGCAGCAGCAGGCCGTGGCAGGCTCCTCATCAATGGTGGCTGAGGAAGATGCGCCCTACCAGCCAACCCCGGCACCAGCAACTCCGCGTGGCGACACCTCTCCAGCCCCCACGGCAGCTACTTCCCGACCGCGCCAAAGAGTGGGTGGCCGAAAGCGCCATACGCCAGAAGACCAAAGTGACACGGTAGAGGGCCAAGCCATGCGCATGATTCGGAGGGTGGAGGCCGAGGACCAATACACCAGTTTCGGGAATGCCGTTGGTGGGCGATGCCGCGAGATGGAAAATACTCGGCGGGCGGCATATATGACCTGTGTCTTCGCCCTGGCCGATATCTTTGAGGCCCCCCAGCCCCTACCCGATGTGGGAGATCTCATTTTTCACCTGCGAACACTAACTGGCCGTAGGGCTGAGACGTCTGCCGCTGTGCCGCACGCcccacctcctgcctctgcacCCTCCCTGCAGCCCGATCCCTATTTTTCCCCCTGGACTCATGGACATCCCTCTGCTTCCACTTTCCGCCCATACCCCAATGTCCCAAACCCTTTGCCCACCCCATACTCGTCCACTCTCCCACCTCTTCATATCCATCCTCCCACCTCTGCGGCATACATGCCCCCTACCTCAACCTCCTCCTCTGCCCCCTCGTCGCATCCACAATTAAGCCCCCCGCGCTTCCACATATTgtag